The following coding sequences lie in one Falco peregrinus isolate bFalPer1 chromosome 21, bFalPer1.pri, whole genome shotgun sequence genomic window:
- the LSM2 gene encoding U6 snRNA-associated Sm-like protein LSm2 isoform X1 codes for MLFYSFFKSLVGKDVVVELKNDLSICGTLHSVDQYLNIKLTDISVTDPEKYPHMLSVKNCFIRGSVVRYVQLPADEVDTQLLQDAARKEALQQKQ; via the exons ATG CTGTTCTACTCCTTCTTTAAATCCCTGGTGGGGAAGGACGTGGTGGTGGAGCTGAAGAACGACCTCAG CATCTGCGGGACTCTGCACTCGGTGGATCAG TACCTGAATATCAAACTGACAGACATCAGCGTCACTGACCCTGAGAAGTACCCCCACATG CTGTCGGTGAAGAACTGCTTCATCCGGGGTTCGGTGGTGCGCTACGTCCAGCTGCCAGCTGACGAGGTGGACACGCAGCTGCTACAGGATGCAGCACGCAAGGAGgccctgcagcagaagcagtga
- the LSM2 gene encoding U6 snRNA-associated Sm-like protein LSm2 isoform X2 produces the protein MLFYSFFKSLVGKDVVVELKNDLSICGTLHSVDQYLNIKLTDISVTDPEKYPHMLPADEVDTQLLQDAARKEALQQKQ, from the exons ATG CTGTTCTACTCCTTCTTTAAATCCCTGGTGGGGAAGGACGTGGTGGTGGAGCTGAAGAACGACCTCAG CATCTGCGGGACTCTGCACTCGGTGGATCAG TACCTGAATATCAAACTGACAGACATCAGCGTCACTGACCCTGAGAAGTACCCCCACATG CTGCCAGCTGACGAGGTGGACACGCAGCTGCTACAGGATGCAGCACGCAAGGAGgccctgcagcagaagcagtga